The genomic stretch AATTTGTCCctacatttttctttgctttctagtTCCATTCAAGACAAAACTGCTACTAATAGGATATCTACATTGAATGTTATGATTTATTTCAACGTTAGTGAACACcttgaagacattttttaaagtgatatttGAAAAGATGACTAGACaagttaaatatgaaaaatattcaaagcCAAAACTCGAAAGTTGGACTTACATTACCAGAAAGATCCAAATTTGCTTCTggttgttcatttctttctgacATGTTAAGACTTGGAGATAGGCCTGGGCTGAAGGCCATGAGGTCAGTCTTGGGTGGGCCCTCGCTAGAGCACACCCTCTGCCGCCTCTGCTGTGAGTTCGACCAGCTCCCCACCGCGCTGGAGCACACCAGAGTGGGCTTGCCCGGCGCACACGCACCCTTGGTGGGCGGCACTGAGCACCGCAGCGCTGTGTACAGCAGCAGTGTGAGCACCAGCAGGCTGGACACCGCGCAGATGGCGATGATCAGGTACACGTTGACATCCACCAGCGCCGCCTCTGGGCCTGCGACACCCACCGACGCCCGCGACGACGCCTTTGGCGCCTGGCCGCTCTCCACCAGAGACACAAGCACAGTGGCCGTGGCTGTCAGCGCCGGCTCACCATGATCCTTCACTAGCACCAGAAGGCGGTAGCGCGACAAGTCAGCCTCGTCCAGGTCACGAGTCGTGCTGATCTCGCCCGTGTACAGCCCCACGCGGAACGGGATGTGCGCGCCGCCTGCTGCCGGCTGCAGTTCATAGGACAGCCACGCGTTGTAGCCGGAGTCGGCGTCCACTGCGCGCACCTTCGCCACCACATGACCCGCACCCACCAATCGCGGCACCAGCTCACTGACTGCACCAATAGTGCCACCCACTCGAGGCACCAGCAGCTCCGGAGCGTTGTCGTTCTCGTCCAGCACGAACACCTGCAGGGTCACGTTGCTGCCCAGAGGCGGCACGCCCGCATCCCGCGCGCTCACCTGGAACTGCAGCAGCTCCAGCTCCTCGTGGTCCAACGGCTGCAGCGCGTACACCTTGCCGCTCTCCGCGTGCACCGACACGTAGCTCGACAGCGCGCGCTCGCCCACCCGCCGCTCCACCAGCGAATAGGACACCAGCGCGTTCTCCTGCGCGTCCGCGTCCCGCGCAGACACCGTGAAGATGTGGCAGCCTGGCGGGTTGTTCTCCTTCACGAACACTGTGTACTCGGGCTGCGCGAACGCTGGCGCGTTGTCATTCACGTCGGCCACCTCCACGGACACGCTGGCCGTGGCCCACAGCGAAGGCGAGCCCCCGTCCTGTGCGGTCACCACCAGCTCATAGACCGACAGGCTCTCACGATCCAGGGCGCTGTCCAACACCAATGAGTAGTAATTCTTGAAGGTGGACACCAGCTTGAAGGGCACGTGGGGCATTAAGGAGCAAGTCACCTGCCCATTGGCACCTGAGTCACGGTCAGACACGGTGATGAGGGCGATGACGGTGCTGAGTGGAGCGTCCTCTCTGATAGGCAAATACAATGAAGTGACCGCCAGTTCTGGAGCATTATCATTTACATCCAGCACTTTCACCAAAACCTTGCAGTGATTTGACATCGGAGGACTTCCTTTATCAACTGCCTTTACTTGAATTTCGTAggattttgtttcttcataatCCAGTTTATCAATTAACCTAATTTCTCCTGAGCTGGAATCAACTTTGAATTTTTCTTGAATGTCACGAAAAATGCCACTGTCAAAGGAAAAGACGACTTCACCATTTACACCTTCGTCAGCATCAGACGCATTTAATGTGGTCACTAATGTTCCATTTGCTGTAGTCTCTGATAAGTGGACTCTGTATACGGCCTGGTCAAACAGTGGGGCGTTATCATTAACGTCGAGGACGGTGATCAGCAGCTCAACTGTACCTTGCAGCTCCGGTTTGCCCCCGTCAGTGGCTGTCAGTAATAAGTGAAGTTCTGGTGTTTCTTCTCTATCCAAAGATTTTCTCAATTCAAGCCAAAGAGATTTACTCAGTTCATCACTTGCCTCTACATCCAAAGAGAAATAATCACTCGGGCTGAGCGTGTACGTTAGAAGAGCGTTAGCACCAATGTCTGCATCAGCAGCTCCTTCTATCGGAAAACGCGAATTCAAGAGTCTAGATTCaggaataaatattatttgttctCTGCCCCTGAAGACGGGTGGATTATCGTTAATATCTTTCACCTTCACCTCCACATGGAAAACCTGCAGCGGACTGTCGGCCATCAACTCCAGGTGGATGCTGCACTCCGCGCTCCACTGGCACAGCTCCTCGCGATCGATCCGAGAATTCACAAACAAAATGCCATTCTGCAGATTTACCTCCAGAAGGTCCCTGTGTGTTTTGGACGCCACCCGGAACAGGCGCGGCACCAGCTCCGCCAGCTCCAGTCCCAGGTCCTGAGCAACGCGGCCAACGAAGGTGCCGTGTTTGGCTTCCTCCGGGATCGAGTAGTGGAGCTGgccgctccccacctcccaggctgcgAGGAGCAGAAGCGAAAGAAGCAGATCCCAGGCTCCCAGGCCTCCTCTCCTAGAAAACACCATTGCAAGAGGACTACACCTTTCTTATGCTCTCCCCTTACTTCAAAATCATGctattttatctaatatttcCAATCATTTATCTCTTTACCGTGTCTGTCTTCTCTCAAGCGGTGACAAAATGGAGCTTCCTCCTTTACTTTTAGTGATCAGTAGCTCCTGTCTATTGACAAGACTTTGTGGTGTACAGCGACATCATGTGGCCAATGTAAATTTTAGATCCATTCATTGATTTTCAAAATGCAATCTCTATATCTGTCTGCAATTTGTTAAATGCAatcattttcaattttatgtcCTTTTAAGACCCAGGACATTTCAAATCTCACTGGAGAGTGTGTAATCCAGTATCTTCCTTTAGTAATGATTACAAACATATTACAATTGAATTAGAAACTTTAAGATATACTTAACCTCTCcttacatcattttatttaaaacgaTTTATCagctcatatatttttattattgaatatttgCAACTGAAtgtcaaagttttaaaataaggtaCTTTGACTGATATGATTTACCTTATTCTAGGATAGCTtgggtgtttattttttaaatgatattatacacacacacgtacatatgcacatgtatatatagtTATCAGGTACTTACAGATGACATTTTTGGAAAATTCCTGAACACATGTAAAATTCCTTTAATGTGGTATGAACAACTTCATCATTTTCTGATACTTTAACTGTTAGAATAAAGATATTTGTGACATTTTCCTTTGTTGCTTGTTATATAACATAATGACCTAAGTATTGAACTTATAACTCTGTCTTCCAAAAGTCAGCACTCCTAATTGAATCGGTGTCCACTAGATCTTTTATTCCTATGTTAAATTTTCAGCCATGCTTTTTTCTTATCAAGACCAAACATTGTCATATTACACCAAAAATCATATGGATATTGAATCGCAATATCAGAGACACATACTGAGAATCTTAATATAGTCCGtagtcaaaagaaaaatgtaaatctaatgcaaagatatatttaaaaaataatttgagaataaCCTACCTATTAATAAACCTCTCTTTCAATTTCAATCCAATTCATAATCAGAATCCATAGCTACATCTTAGTTTAACAAAGAAATGTGATCAGAATAAGCTAtcactagtttttttttaaaggaatggccataatgtttatattttaagtacTAAGAATAGTTAAGGATATTAATGTGAATAAGGATTATTTAATCCAGTATGTCTTCATAATCAGAAAGCCTAAATCCTTGTTTACTTGATAATTAAGATATAGACAAAACAtggagctattttatttttaacaagcagtttatatattttaacagtTCAATGTAGTAATTACTTTATTACAAAAGATAGAGCAACATAAGATACATGAATATTCTCTTAGTCCAAAAGTGAAGCAAACTTTAAACTTGGAAACATTCTAAAGGTTAGCAGATTTAGAGAACATTGTCAACATTTGGAAGTGCAAAATACTTTAATGTGTTATAAATTTTGAAGAATGACACAGTGGCGAACTCTCTGGATTTTTGCCTTATCTATTCCAGACTTGGACCAGAAGAAGCCAACAACCAGAAACATCATTGGTACTGATGCaaaatgctcaaaaaaaaaaagcatgctttCTCTAGACAAAGTACCAGGAAATAGGCAGCCTAGCAAGACAAAAAGCTCCTAGATAATCATTTACTCCAGGTAATCACCACAGAAAAAAACTGTGGCCCCACACCAGCAAAAGTTGAGTGGGGAATCTAGATTAACGCTCTTGCAAAGCTGTTAATGAGGAACCCCAATACTTCTGTTGGTATCAGATCAGGCCAAAAAATGAAACTGAGACTTTCATTCCCCCAACTGCTAGCAAGCTCCACAGTTGTGGTATCAGGGGAGACCATGTAGACAGCCTGGACTAGTACCCCTATGCAGAAAATAACACAGTTTCACCTCCCCGTCTCTGCTGGGGtggtgcattagtccattttgcattgctataaaggaatacctgaggctgggtaatctataaagaaaagaggtttatttggctcacggttctccAGGCTATGTaagaagcatagtgccagcatctgcctTTGGTGAGGGCCTCTGGAAGCTTCCAATCACAactgaaagcaaaggggaagccagcatatcacatggtaagagagaaagaaagcaagagagagagggaggaggtgccacactcttAAAACATATATATCATGTGAACTCATAGAGTGGTAATTCACTCATTACcaagcaccaagccattcatgaggaatccgcCCCCGTGACACAAACACCCACAACTAggtccacctccaacattggggatcacttTTCAACAAGAGATTCGGAGGAgccaaatatccaaaccatatcattccaccccagccctccaagtctcatgtccttctcacattgcataATCCAATCATTCCTCACTGATAGTTCTCCCAAAGTTTTAActtgttccagcatcaactcaatCAAAAGTCCCAAGTCCCATCTGAGactcaaggcaagttccttctacctatgagcctgtaaggttaaaaaaaaaagatacaatggtGGTGCAGGCAttgcattgggtaaacattcccattctaAAAGGGAGAAAACAGCCAGAAGAAAGGAacaggccccacacaagtctGAAACCACACAGGGcagacattaaatcttaaagctccaaaataattattGACCCCATGTCCTGCATCCAGGGCATACTGGTGCACAGAGCAGACTCCTAAGGCATTGAGCAGCCCCACCTCCATGCCCTTGTAGGGTGCAACACCCATGGCTGATATCATGGCTTAGAATTGAATGCCTGCAGCTTCTCTAGGCTCAgggtgcaagctgctggtggCATTCTCATATTATTCTCAGATCTAGAGGATGGTGgcccccttcccacagctccattAGAAAGTATGCTGGTGAAAACTCGGTGGGAGAGCTCCAGCTCCACATTTCTCCTGGGAATTGCTCTAGTAGAAGTTCTTTACGGGAGCTCCACCCTATGGCAGGCTTCTGCCTAGGCATCCAGGCTTTCtgatacatcctctgaaatctaggtggaagcagCCAAGCCTCCTTCACACTTGCATTCTGTGTGcctacaggcttaacaccatgagGAAACCATCAAGGTTCATGGTGGTCTGCACTCTCCAACGCAGTGGCCAGAGCTGTACCTGTGGTCCTTTGGGCTCCAGCTGGAGCCAGGGCAGTCAGGATCCCgggagcagtgtcccaaggctTCACATGCCAGCAGGGCCTTGGGCCAGGTCCTCAAACTCATTCTTTACTCCTAGGTCTCTGgatctgtgatgggagggactatCTGGAAGATTTCTGAAATGGCTTAGAGGCCTTTTCCCCATTATCTTAGGTATTAGCACTTGCCTCCCTTTTAGTCATGCTAATCTCCATGGCAAGTGGTTTCTCTGTAGCCCTCTTGAATCTATTTcctgaaaatgcttttttcttctcttactaCATGGCCAGGTTGTgacttttccaaatttttacactccacttcacttttaaatataagttctaactttaagtcatttatttgctcCCATATCTAATCACAGGTTGTTAGAATGCAGCCatgccacatcttgaatgcttcactgcttagaaatttcttccacctggctgggcacggtggctcatgtctgtaatcctagcactttggaaggccgaggtgggtggatcacgaggtcaggagatcgagaccatcctggctaacatggtgaaaccctgtctctactaaaaaaatacaaaaaaaaaaaattagccaggcgtggtggcaggcgcctgtagtcccagctactcgggaggatgagacaggagaatggcatgaacccgggaggtggagcttgcagtgagccgagattgcgccactgcactccagcctgctacaaagcgagactctgcctcaaaaaaaaaataagaaagaaagaaatttcttccaccggATATCCTAGGTAATCATACTTAAGTTCAACCCTCCACAAATCCCCAGGACATtgacacaatgcagccaagttctttgttAAGGCATAACAAGAATgacctttgctccatttcccaatAAATTCCTCATTTCCATATGAGAACTCATCAGCTTGGCCTTTGCtatccatatttctatcagcatttttgtcacaaCCACttaacaagtctctaagaagttccaaactttccctcatcttcctgtcttcttctgagacctccaaaTTCTTCCAATCTCAGCCCGTTACCCAgctccaaagctgcttccacatcttCAGATATCTTTATAGAAACACCCCAGtctttggtaccaattttctgtattagttcattttgtgttgctataaagaaatatctgagactgggtaatctataaagaaaggaggtttatttgCCTCATGGTCCTGCATGCTGTACAGGAAGCAGGgtgttggcatctgcttctggtgaaggcctcaggaagctgcCAATCATGGCTGAACACGAAGGGAAAACCAGCATATCACATGAttagagagagagcaagaggaaaaggaaggagatgccacactcttttaagcaactagatcttgtgtgaactcacaGAGTGGGAGCTCACTCACTACCCCAAGAATagcaccaagtcattcatgagggatgcACTcttatgacccaaacacctcctgatagcctcacctccaacattaggcatcacaattcaacataagatttgaagaggacaaatatccaaaccatatcaggtgatGTCAGAGGAGGTTTAGGGGAAAGCCAAGACCTTTCACCATGTGATAACAAGGGCATCTCTACCCTAGTGTCTATGGAGAACACATGGTGGGGCCAAAACTTCCACCCCACCTAGAAGTATAGAGGACATGTCCATGCATTTGTCAGTGTAGGTCTATGGGAAACTTGGGCTTTATCTTCAAGTGACAGTAATGAGATAGTGCCAATGCTCTCTCTGACAGAACAGTGTCAGGAGAAACTAGCTAAAATAGAGTAAGTAAGCTCCAGAGTCTCAAAACatgatataaaaatgttcaagttTCAATATGAAGAAATTACTCATTGTTCCAATAACCAAgaagataaattaaatttaaaaaataacataccGATGCCAACAATGAGATGAAAGAGCTGTTAGAATTCtgtgacaaaaattttaaagcagtcaCCATGAAAATACTTCAATGAGCAATTGCAAATAtgcttgaaacaaataaaaaatagaaaccctCAGCAATGAAATAGAACGTCTCAGCAAATAAATAGATGAtgaaaagaaccaaatgaaaattttggaaaaaattacaataaccaaaataaaaacccaaatagAAGAATGGAGTGGTCAAAAAAGAGAATaaggaaactaaaagaaaaatagaaaatactgaatctgggcagggcacagtggctcacacctgtaatcacagccagcactttgggaggtgaaagtgggaggattgcttaagcccaggagtttgaggttat from Nomascus leucogenys isolate Asia chromosome 2, Asia_NLE_v1, whole genome shotgun sequence encodes the following:
- the LOC100607821 gene encoding protocadherin alpha-1 isoform X10; this translates as MVFSRRGGLGAWDLLLSLLLLAAWEVGSGQLHYSIPEEAKHGTFVGRVAQDLGLELAELVPRLFRVASKTHRDLLEVNLQNGILFVNSRIDREELCQWSAECSIHLELMADSPLQVFHVEVKVKDINDNPPVFRGREQIIFIPESRLLNSRFPIEGAADADIGANALLTYTLSPSDYFSLDVEASDELSKSLWLELRKSLDREETPELHLLLTATDGGKPELQGTVELLITVLDVNDNAPLFDQAVYRVHLSETTANGTLVTTLNASDADEGVNGEVVFSFDSGIFRDIQEKFKVDSSSGEIRLIDKLDYEETKSYEIQVKAVDKGSPPMSNHCKVLVKVLDVNDNAPELAVTSLYLPIREDAPLSTVIALITVSDRDSGANGQVTCSLMPHVPFKLVSTFKNYYSLVLDSALDRESLSVYELVVTAQDGGSPSLWATASVSVEVADVNDNAPAFAQPEYTVFVKENNPPGCHIFTVSARDADAQENALVSYSLVERRVGERALSSYVSVHAESGKVYALQPLDHEELELLQFQVSARDAGVPPLGSNVTLQVFVLDENDNAPELLVPRVGGTIGAVSELVPRLVGAGHVVAKVRAVDADSGYNAWLSYELQPAAGGAHIPFRVGLYTGEISTTRDLDEADLSRYRLLVLVKDHGEPALTATATVLVSLVESGQAPKASSRASVGVAGPEAALVDVNVYLIIAICAVSSLLVLTLLLYTALRCSVPPTKGACAPGKPTLVCSSAVGSWSNSQQRRQRVCSSEGPPKTDLMAFSPGLSPSLNMSERNEQPEANLDLSGNPRQPNPDWRYSASLRAGMHSSVHLEEAGILRAGPGGPDQQWPTVSSATPEPEAGEVSPPVGAGVNSNSWTFKYGPGNPKQSGPGELPDKFIIPGSPAIISIRQEPTNSQIDKSDFITFGKKEETKKKKKKKKGNKTQEKKEKGNSTTDNSDQ